CAGGCCCACCTGGAGGTGGAAGAGTTTCAAGCAGCCACGGTTGCAAAGTTCAGGTCTCTCAGGCGCTAGAGGTCCAGTCATCCCAAAGGCGTGAGCAGGCAGCGCCCGAGCTGACTCTGTCCCGTGCATTCACCGCTGCGCTCACGGCCGCAGCCTGCACGCAAGGAAAACACATAGGGAGCCTCTGCTCCCAGGGGACCGGGTCTGGTACCCgagcagggcaggagagcagcccGCAGGGTTGGCAATTTGTTCGTGCAGTCGCTGGCAGCTCAGAGCCACCACGGCACGTATCCAGCCGCCGGGGCCAGGCCCGACTCATCAAGCCCATCTGGAAAGagcctcccgccccgccgcgtTCCTCCGCACACCCCGGGAGAGGAGCGGCTTTAACGAGAGCTGCGGTTTCTCGCTGCCCTCCTTGCTCTCGCAGGCGGCACGACCTCCGCTCCACAGGTTTGCTCGCTTACCAACACCCTTCCCTGCTCCGGCCGAGCTCCCGGTATGCCGTGCTTGGCTTAACCTGCCCGTTCCCCGCAGCCACTTTGCTTTTAGGTGTTTCGCTGGCTGCTCCCCATCTCTCTGCACAGGGCAAATGTGATTCCAGTTCAGATGGTGTTCTGAGCCCTCAAACCCAGCTTCCTCCCCGGACCCCTCGTCTCCCCAGCACAGGGACTCCCTCCCGTGGCGAGGCTCGGGGACTGTCTCCGGCTCTCACACGGAAGGAGGCATTCCTGGTCTCTGAAGCTGAAACGCTGCCACTCCGCTCTAAGAAACCAGCTGGCTTCCAGAACCCAGGCTTAGTTTCCCTTTCTAAGaaattcagctgcagctgaatgGGAGCTGGACATCCACCAAGAGCAGCCAGTTTGCCCTAGCCATGACTTGGAGTttgctattaggaaaaaaaatgacgTAAAAGAGGCTTCTTAATGTTCCCACGTGCCCCTCTGGGTGTACAGGATTCGAGACAGTACCATTCCCTTGCTGGCTGGTTACGGATCTGGATGGAGAGTCTGGGACCGGCCAGGTGACATGCCCTGAGAGCAAGGCGGCACTGCACAGAGGGGCTCTGGGCACGCGTGCCCCCCTTTGCGGGGGCAGAGAGGACGCTCCCGGAGGCCAtgcagctgcagggctcagcTCAGCCCCATTCAGGCAGGCGAGAAAAGCCTTGCTGCTATGGTGGCAGGGGCACTGTGACCGGCTAGGCTCAAGAAACACAGAGCACACagcaccagctctgccctctCACAGCTTAGCCCAGACCCGTCCGTGCCTGCAGTCATTTCACAGCCCTGTGCTGTTGGATTGCAAGTGCCATGGCCTCAGAGGGACCAGAGCTCTCTGCTCCAACATTTACTGCAGAGGTTGCCTCAGGGTGACATTTACCACCTGCACCCCAGCTCTTCCTGTCCCACCGCCAGCCTTCTCTTCATCCACAACGTGTGCTTTCAGCTCTCAACTTTTATTGTGCCCACCACATGCAATGTTCAGAGGCCACCTGGGAGGCAGCAATCCCTACGGTGCCTCCACCACGCTCTCACTGCAGGATTGACTCATCCGAGCTGCCAGGCAGCACCACAGAGCCCACCAGTCTcgcaggcagcacaggcaggctgAGCAGGCAGGAAGGAGTAAAGCAGGACCCGGGTGCGGTGTGCTGTGCTCTGCTAGCTACTCCACAACATCCCCGTACTTGTTCCTCCTCACCCGCGGTGCCATGCTCTCTCTGTCCTCTGGGCTGGGCAGattttctgcaacagaaagaaCAAGCTCCCTGGACCCCTGACTATCCTGGCGTGTTTGCCAGGGGCGGTGAGAGAACCACAGAGCCCTGGTGAAGTGTTTAAAGCCTCTTCAGCTAGGCCCAGCTCTCGGAGCTCAAGATACCAGTGGGAGAAAACAGCCAGCAGCTGTGGGAACCGCCCACTCCAGCTCTGCCCACTGCACGGAGCAACTGGGGTGTGGAAGGGTTTACTGCCTCCCTCCATCTCCtaccctctccctccccttccagcAAACAAGCCCTTCACGCTGGCTCTTGTGAATTCACaaagcaggcagggcagcaggcagaagCGAGCGCTCCCACCCCAcgctgccagccctgctcaggTACCTGCAAGCGCAGGTGATGGGCCCAGAGCACGGAGGGACACGGGAGCCATGAGACCAGGCAGGGGGCTCCAGCCGCCCTAGCACTGCTGCCACCCCAGGTGCCTGCTCCCATCCCTCAGCTGCGGGCTGCCAGCGTGGGCTTACATGGGGATTTTGGCAACGACACAAACAGTCGCCAGCTTAATTATGAGGCAGGAACAGCAAATTGTTGCAGCAGGGAAGAACCAGGCATGACAAGcccagggaaagcagcagggagagatgTGAACGTACCTGCGGGCTGAGGCACCCTACCAGCCACGGCAAGCTCCTGTGGGGACTTGCCTGTCTCCAGGTAAATCCAGAAGTCGGAGCATTTCTGTGTCTCAGCTCTGGTTACCACATAGCTGGCGAGGGACCCTGCAGCTGAAGAGACCAAGATGCTCCCGAAAGCGCTGGCAGCAAGGGCATTTGCTAAGGGCAGCGGTGGGGAAAGCACCTGCCAGCTTatgagctgctgcagctgcctgcgaGCCATCCCTGAGCCCCCTGGGGCCGTGGGGAGCAGGGATGTGACAGAAGCCAGGGGAGAAAATCCCCCACGCGAAGGACAAACAGCCCTTCTGCCTGCAACgcggccctgctcctgctgctacCCCGCTCAAGGCGGGATCCCGCAGGCTTGCCTGGGCCTGGGCAGCGCCGGGCAGGACACTCACCCCCGGCCAGCAGCAGGCTCCACTGCAGGCTGTACGGCAGCTTCTTGTTCACCAGCTTCTGCACGGCGAAGGCGGCTCCGCTGGCTGCCGAAACCCGGGGCCGGGCGCCGTTACCGACCACGGCCCCGCCCGGGCCGCCCCCCCACCCTgcgctgcccgcagcccctggggagcggccggggggagccggggggagccgggccAGGCCGTACCTGCCAGGAAGGTGCCGATGCCCTTCATGAAGGCGTGGGACTGGCATGCCGCGTactgctgcagtgcctgcagagACACACTCAGCGCGGGGCGCCGGCTCCGGCCCCAccggccccccgccgcccgcccgcacCCCCGGCTCCCTCAGCCCCGGCACCCCAGGGCCCCGGCGCCTCCGCCCCGGCCCCCTCAGCGCGCACCGGGTGCTTGGCGGCTACGCTGTCCTCCACCCGCCGCAACCCCAGGTTGACCATGGCCGGGCTGGCGGCCCCACTGCCGGGGAGGGCCCGCGCGCCTCGCCCGCCCCTTCCGGCGCTGCCGCCATGGCGGAGCCGGCCGGGGCCTTCCACCTGCTGCAGGCCGGGCCGGACCGGTACCTCTGCTActgccgccccggccccggccccggcggcacCGTCTAGTGAGTGTGGggccggagccggggccggggccggggccggggccgggctggggccgAGCGGCCCCGGCACAGCCTGAGCCGCTGCCTCCCGCAGCGTGACCGACGCGCTGGAGGTCTGGGCCGGGGAGCtcggcgcccgcccgccgctcgGCTGCGTACGtaccggggccggggcggcgggaaGGGCCCAGGCCCGGGCCGGGGTGGCGGTGGGGCCCCGGCCGGGCCctgggccggggctgggggccggggaAGGCCGTTTCGGGACGtgtcccctctcctcctcagcGGTGCCAGCCGGAGGAGCACGGCACGAAGCTCAGGTGGGTGCTGCAGCCGCGGGGACCCGGCCCCTCCGCCGAGGGCCCCCCTCACCCGGCCTCGCCCGCGCAGGGAGGCCTTGGGGCGGGGGGCCGCCTCGCTGAGCCTGGGTGAGGGGAAGGCCACGCTGCAGCTGCGGGAGGAAGCCCGGTGCTCGGCCCTGGATCTCTTCAAACTGCCCATCGCCGAGGCGAGGAGCCAGCTCCAGGCGCTGGTGTTTGGCATGGCGGTGCGCGTCGAGAGCCTGGAGAGACGCCTGGAAGGTCTGTGGGGGGTGTTGGAAGGGGgtaaaggcaggaggagggcgGGCAGGTCCCTGCCACCTTCGCGGTATCATCCCCCCCACTCAAAGGTGCCCCAAGTGatccagctctgccagcaacGGGAGAAGGCTTTGCCTCCCTGGCCTCGTCCAGGGTGGTTTCTCCTCACTGGTCCCGGGTGGACTGGCCAGGAGGGCTGGGCAGCAGAAGTGctgccttctttttcctttttgggcTGGCCAGTACCTAAAGCTGGCCAGGGTCTGCACCTGACCACCTCGGGCAGAAGAGATCCTGCGTGGGACCAGAGGACGCAGTGTTGCGTCTCTGTGCAGAAACACAACCTTGTCCTCATGGCCAGCACCACACCATCATCTCTGTGTGTGGGAGTCGCCTTACAGAGGTCTCTGTTTTAGGGATCTAGGAAGATCTTGGGGTAGCGGCAGCCTGGGTGGGAGTGCTGAGAGGAGAATGTGGCTCAGTTTGGctgtggaggggagggagcttGCTGGGGAGGCTTGGGGTGCTGCATGCTGCATTGAGGTCCTTTGTCGCGAGCTCTAGTTCCTGTCTCAGCAGCGGTGGAGACACTGGCATCTTCCTGCAGCCCTGAGAAGAACGCTGCCCGGAGCCAGCAGCTCTTTCTGCCAGGTAGGCAGTTGCCAGGGGCACCTCCCCTGGTCCCGCTGCTTGTTTGCCTTCTCTTCCCTAGGAGGCTGCTGGTCCCGTGTCCATGTGCTCTCCAGGACGCTCTGAGTCCCCTTGGCTGTGGCTGCTGTCAGCTGCCCCACTGTTCTGGTGCCCTTCCTGGCACAGAAGGGGCCAGGGCTCAGCGCGGTGGCTCTCGGGGTGTCTGGGATGCACTGTGCTCAGGTCAGATGCCGGGCACGGCCAGGCAGGTGGCTCGCTAGCCTCCATGAGGAGGTCAGGCTTCGCTGCTCTTCCAGACTGGGGGCCGTGGCAGGTCGATGGCTCCCTACTCCTTTGGGAGAGGAGACCAGGCTTGGCCCTACCTCACCCACCACAGATGCTGGGCCTCCCAGATGGGGCTGCTGGAGGCTCACCCTGGGCATGGAGGGGCTTGCAGGGCAGCCAAAGCAACTAGCTGACCTTTTGCAATCCCCATCCTGCCTGTGCCTGACCGAGGCAGACCCCAGCCCCAGGAAGAACAGGGGTGCTGGCTCAGCTTTGCCGGCCAAGAGGAAGATCCCGGGAGAGTCTCTCATTAACCCTGGCTTCAAAAGGTAGGTCCTGCTCCCAGGCCCGGTGCTGCTCCCAGgcccagtgctggggctgggctgcgcAGAGATCCGGTGGACTCTGCTCTGTAGCTGCATGGGAGCAGGGTGTGGGGCTTTGGGCTGTGATGTTCTCTCCATCTCCTTCTAGCAAGAAGGCACCGTCTGGAGTGGATTTCGAGGACTCCTGACCTGTGCTGTCCCGTCCCCCAATGACAGCCCTACCAGAGCCTTGTCAACCGCATGTGTGGCTGGTGGAGGAGGTTTCACTGCACCTTGGGCCTGCTGAGCCCCTTGTGCCCAGGGAGGTGAACGGGGCAAGCGGGACCCAGAGGGCTGGAGCCAGTGCCAGGCAGGCCTGAGCGGGCAGCCCATCCTCAGCTGGTGTGGTGGCAGGGCCTGTGGGGGGGACAGGCGGGACAGGGGTGACAGAAGCggtgactttttttccctgcagctcttccctgctggCAGGAGCCACCTCTCTGCCTCACTTGCCATGAATTGGTGaggtttttaaagaacttttatATTGCTATGTAATGAAAAGATTGCCTGTGCTTAACTTATTGCCAGTAAAGGTGGTTTTAGCCAGCCAGTCTCTGGGGACTGGGACAGCGCGGATGTGTCGGTCCATTCTGCCTTTCCCTTGCTCAGGAACCCTGTGGCCAATTTCAGGGGAACCTGGAGGGTCAGGGGCTCAGAGTTCACTTTCCTGCCAGCTTTGTGGCAGTGGGCTGGTGAGTGAGTGGTTAGagcctccccagctccctggaGAGCTGGGAGGATGGGCCCAGCCTTTGCTAGGCACTGGGAGAGGACTGGGAGGCCGGTGCGAAGTCCTGCGagggaggagagctgctggggctggtcACTCCAGACAGACGCTTGTCTTGCTTGCAAAGCCTTTATTGATTTCTGGAAGCTCTGATACATGGCTTGGACTTGCCCCGCTTCACCCCCATCCCTCTCCCAAATCTGCTCCGGAGAGCTCCCTGACCGCGGGTTCTGGAGGGACAGTGCCCTCCGCTGCCCTCACCCTGGGCGATGGGGCCGGGCCGTGTCCGCCACCCGCGCCATCCCGCCGGCTCCATTCCCAGGGCTCTGCCATGGCTGTGCCGGTTCCCCTCACCCGATGCAGCTCCTCGGGGGCATCCTGCGgtgcctgctgccctggcacagccctgcctcgTGTTGCTCACCTGGTGGGTGGCACGGCGTGCCTCCgagggaggctgcagggatgCCTGCTGCAGTGTGCTGCCCTCTCTGTGTCCCGCAGCCCTCTGCTCTGCGCAGCttttcctccccagctcctgcccttgccCTCAGTGTTGCCCAGCTTTGGTACAGCTGGTGCCTGTGGCTGTGGCCCCCTTGCACCCATCCTGACACGGGAGGGACCTCAGGGCAGGTCGAGGGGGGtcctggctgggcagggagggtggCACAAGACGTGAGAATGCATTTGCAGGCTCAGTGTGACGCAGATTGCTGCCGGCACCTCGGGCAGGGGAGCCAGCTGAAGGAATTTGAGTGCCCGGGGCACAGCTCGTGCTCTCTGCCCTCCCGAGTGCATGCAGGCAGGACTGCGGTCGTTGCGGTAGGAGCGGGGCGGGCGCTGGCCTGCTGCCCAACCCTGGCCCTGCACCCACCTGGGCGCGTGCCCGGCTCACTGCGGTGACCGGACCACGGAGCGATAGGCTTGTACGATCTCCTCGCTGTTGGGGCAGGTGTATGTGAACTCCTTGGTTTCGCTGGCGCTGTTGAGGTAGCGCCACACGCCCCGCAGGTCCTTGGGGATCCCGAAGCGGCGGTAATGCTGGCACACAACCTGCGGGCAGAAACGGGGTGAGCCCTTGCCCAGCCCTGTGTGCCTGTGGTGTGCCAAGGAGGGCCCCGCGGCTAGGGGCTGGTATTCACGGGCAGGAGCCAGCCAGGAAGGGTGGCAGGGGGCCGGGGGACATTCCTGGCGCTGCAGGACGAGGACGAGACGGGGGGTGGCACCCGGCAGGGGATGCGGAGGGGAGTGAGATCTGTGGGAAGGCACCATGCTGGGCAGGGGTCAtggggagggaggtgctggggggCACTGGGATGATACAGGGGTTGGCAAAGGAGCAGGGGGTTGCTGCAGGCACCAAAGGGGAGGTGAGAGCATGGGGCCGGCGGCATCGAGAAgccagggaaaggagaagggcaCGGCACCGGGATGCCTGTGCTCACCTGAACGATGTTGAGCTTGGGCAGCAGGTTGCAGTCGGCTAACGTGAGCTGGTCCCCATCAAGGAAGCGGCGCTGGGAGGCCCGGAGGTGGGGGTCGTGGGCCAGCTCATGCTCCAGGGGAGCACTCAGGTACTCATCCAGATTCAGCAGGGCCCGCAGCAGGCTCCGCTGCAGCGCTGCGGGGAGGGCGGCAGCGCCGCTGGGTCAGGGCATGGCCCTGCTGTGGGCACGGGACCCCGCAGCTCTGCTGCGGCCTCCTGCCAGCCCATCCCTGTGCTCAGGCAGTGCCTGCCAGCACTCTTCCCACCTTGCCTGGGCTGGCACCGGCCCCTGCCCTCCCAAGAGAGCCCTGGCATGGCCACGCTGAACCGCCTGGGGAGGGGCAGTGCCTGGAGAGACCCAGCTGTggcctggggcaggggagggctggAGAGGCTCAGGGTGACCTGACTGGGCTTCGGGCTGGTAGCACCCGAGAGGTTGCATGGGTTGTCCCCCCACCCAGCTCCTCACCGTCATCCTGGGCAGGCACCGGGTTCTTGATGAAGGTGGAGAACTTGTGGAAGATGTCGTTCCCAGCCAGGCTCGACTCCCTGTACCGCGGGAT
Above is a window of Gymnogyps californianus isolate 813 chromosome 18, ASM1813914v2, whole genome shotgun sequence DNA encoding:
- the PAXX gene encoding protein PAXX isoform X4, giving the protein MAEPAGAFHLLQAGPDRYLCYCRPGPGPGGTVYVTDALEVWAGELGARPPLGCRCQPEEHGTKLREALGRGAASLSLGEGKATLQLREEARCSALDLFKLPIAEARSQLQALVFGMAVRVESLERRLEAVETLASSCSPEKNAARSQQLFLPDPSPRKNRGAGSALPAKRKIPGESLINPGFKR
- the TMEM141 gene encoding transmembrane protein 141, encoding MVNLGLRRVEDSVAAKHPALQQYAACQSHAFMKGIGTFLAASGAAFAVQKLVNKKLPYSLQWSLLLAGAAGSLASYVVTRAETQKCSDFWIYLETGKSPQELAVAGRVPQPAENLPSPEDRESMAPRVRRNKYGDVVE
- the CLIC3 gene encoding chloride intracellular channel protein 3; this translates as MAEKPQIQLFVKASEDGESVGHCPFCQRLFMVLLLKGVPFTLTTVDVKRALDVLKDFAPGAQLPVLLYNSEPKTDTVTIEDFLEDKLGPPMFPSLIPRYRESSLAGNDIFHKFSTFIKNPVPAQDDALQRSLLRALLNLDEYLSAPLEHELAHDPHLRASQRRFLDGDQLTLADCNLLPKLNIVQVVCQHYRRFGIPKDLRGVWRYLNSASETKEFTYTCPNSEEIVQAYRSVVRSPQ
- the PAXX gene encoding protein PAXX isoform X2 → MAEPAGAFHLLQAGPDRYLCYCRPGPGPGGTVYVTDALEVWAGELGARPPLGCRCQPEEHGTKLREALGRGAASLSLGEGKATLQLREEARCSALDLFKLPIAEARSQLQALVFGMAVRVESLERRLEAVETLASSCSPEKNAARSQQLFLPGRQLPGAPPLVPLLVCLLFPRRLLVPCPCALQDALSPLGCGCCQLPHCSGALPGTEGARAQRGGSRGVWDALCSGQMPGTARQVAR
- the PAXX gene encoding protein PAXX isoform X1, translating into MAEPAGAFHLLQAGPDRYLCYCRPGPGPGGTVYVTDALEVWAGELGARPPLGCRCQPEEHGTKLREALGRGAASLSLGEGKATLQLREEARCSALDLFKLPIAEARSQLQALVFGMAVRVESLERRLEAAVETLASSCSPEKNAARSQQLFLPGRQLPGAPPLVPLLVCLLFPRRLLVPCPCALQDALSPLGCGCCQLPHCSGALPGTEGARAQRGGSRGVWDALCSGQMPGTARQVAR
- the PAXX gene encoding protein PAXX isoform X3, with translation MAEPAGAFHLLQAGPDRYLCYCRPGPGPGGTVYVTDALEVWAGELGARPPLGCRCQPEEHGTKLREALGRGAASLSLGEGKATLQLREEARCSALDLFKLPIAEARSQLQALVFGMAVRVESLERRLEAAVETLASSCSPEKNAARSQQLFLPDPSPRKNRGAGSALPAKRKIPGESLINPGFKSKKAPSGVDFEDS